GGTTTGTTTGTGTGGGTGACGTCCTCTGTGGCTATTGCAAACATTCAGGTCTTGAAACAAATTACTTTGTTTGGATTTAATGCTACCCTTGGCAATATTATTTATGCATCGACCTATGTTGCAACCGATATCTTATCAGAATTTTACGGCCGTCAGATTTCAAAAAAAGCAGTCTATATGGGTTTTATAAGTTTCATAGCTTTTGCGCTCATCACGAATATTCAACTTTATTTTTCATCAAGCAAGCTTGATATACATTCCAACAGCTTACAGAGCATATTTTCTTCAATTCCAATATTATTAGTTGCATCGATAACTGCATACATGCTATCTCAGTTAAACGACATCCAATTGTATCAGCTCATTAAAAACAAATTTCCAAAATTTCTCTTCGTAAGATGCAATGGATCGACACTGGTAAGTGAACTAATAGATACGATAGTATTTGTGGGTATTGCAACATATTTCAACATATTTCCAAAAGAAGCTTTTTTTGATATAGCACTTTCTACATATTTAGTTAAAGCGCTTGCTGGTTTTTTGGGAACCCCATTTATTTACACAGCAAAATTTATGTCACAGCAAAAAAAACAACTCAACGGCAGTCGTTAACTTAACTATTGGCTTCTGATTTGCTATAATTAACAACCTATGGCAGACCTCGTTTTATGGGCGTTTTTGTTGTTATCTGTATACCTGTATCTTACGGTGTTTTACTATCTATTCGGAAAATCGGGTCTTTTTTGCTTTGTCGCCATTACCACAATACTTTCAAAAATTCTCATACTTAAAAAAGTGGTTATATTCGACCAAACTGTCAATTTAACAACAATAACATTTTTATCAATCCTTTTCTCTCTGAATTTAATCACAGAAAAGTACAATGCAAAAGCAGCCGCAAAATGCACAACTCTGAGTCTACTTGTAAATATAACTTTTGTATTAATGATAAATTTTACGTTAGCTTTTCAACACAATTCGTTCGATACCTCAAACATACATCTTAAATTATTGTTTAATGACACTTCATATAGCACAACAACTGTTATTGGCACATATATTATATACATATGCCAGAATGTAAATATATATATGTACTCTGTGATGAAACAGAAAAACCTAAAAATCAAATGGCTGAAACATAACCTCAATAGATTGATTACCTCATTGATAGCCTATGCTCTTATTAAATCTTCCGTTTATATAGTTTCACAGTTGTATCCTAGCTACGATATTGATTTTAATATAAAAGGCTCTAGCATTTTTATCCTGGTAATAATGGTCATAGATTCTTTTATTTATCATTTCTTGACTTCTCTTAAAGTACAAGAAACTTAAGAATCCATTCTTAAATAATTTTCAATACTGTTAACAAAAAATTAAGTTTAAATGGAAAAATAAAATCAAAATAATAACTTTAAAACCAAATTTTTTATATAATGTTGAGAATGGAAGTAAAGATTGGGGAATCTTGGAAAGAAGTATTGAAAAACGAATTTAACAAGGCATATTTTAAAAAGCTTGTGGGTTTCATAAAGAATGAATACAAAACAAAAAATGAAAAAATATTTCCTCCTCCTAGTCTTATATTTAATGCATTCGATTCTTTGCCATTTAAAGATATAAAGGTTGTCATTCTTGGACAAGACCCATATCACGGAAAGGGACAAGCCAACGGATTAGCATTTTCTGTCAATGCTGGCATTAAAATACCCCCCTCACTACAAAACATTTTTAAAGAAATAGAGAGTAACTTAAAAATAAAAACTGCTGCAAACGGGGATTTAAAAAGATGGGCCACTCAGGGTGTTTTCTTACTAAACTCAATACTAACGGTAGAAGAAGGAATCCCATCATCTCACAAAGAAGTAGGGTGGGAAATTTTCACAGACGAAGTAATAAAAATTATTTCAGCGAGACTGGACAATATCGTATTTATGCTGTGGGGTA
This is a stretch of genomic DNA from Borrelia sp. P9F1. It encodes these proteins:
- a CDS encoding VUT family protein; this encodes MTEKYNAKAAAKCTTLSLLVNITFVLMINFTLAFQHNSFDTSNIHLKLLFNDTSYSTTTVIGTYIIYICQNVNIYMYSVMKQKNLKIKWLKHNLNRLITSLIAYALIKSSVYIVSQLYPSYDIDFNIKGSSIFILVIMVIDSFIYHFLTSLKVQET
- a CDS encoding queuosine precursor transporter — translated: MSNEFVWIVMLICTYSILIIVYRFFGKRGLFVWVTSSVAIANIQVLKQITLFGFNATLGNIIYASTYVATDILSEFYGRQISKKAVYMGFISFIAFALITNIQLYFSSSKLDIHSNSLQSIFSSIPILLVASITAYMLSQLNDIQLYQLIKNKFPKFLFVRCNGSTLVSELIDTIVFVGIATYFNIFPKEAFFDIALSTYLVKALAGFLGTPFIYTAKFMSQQKKQLNGSR
- the ung gene encoding uracil-DNA glycosylase — encoded protein: MEVKIGESWKEVLKNEFNKAYFKKLVGFIKNEYKTKNEKIFPPPSLIFNAFDSLPFKDIKVVILGQDPYHGKGQANGLAFSVNAGIKIPPSLQNIFKEIESNLKIKTAANGDLKRWATQGVFLLNSILTVEEGIPSSHKEVGWEIFTDEVIKIISARLDNIVFMLWGNFARGKKNLIDSSKHLILEASHPSPYSANNGFLGSNHFGKTLEYLKRNRKPPINFQ